The following is a genomic window from Lujinxingia vulgaris.
CCGCTGTACCAGATGCGGCGCTTCTCCACGGCGAAGCCGCGGTGGATGTGGCCGAGGGCGACGTAGTCGTAGTCTTTGCAGAAGATCGAGGGGGGCAGGGCGCCCAGGGCGCCGATCTGGTGGAGATCGGTCTTATAGTCGTTGTCTCGAAGCTCCTGAGCGGAAGCCAGGCAGGTGAGGTGGGCAACGCCGACCAGGGGAAGGTCGCCAAAACGCTCGCGGGCGCGCCTGGCGAGCTCGGTGTAGAAGTTCTCAAAAGCGTCGTAGAAGTTTCGGGCCAGGTCGGGGGCGATGCCCTCGCCGGCGATTCGTCCGACGCCCAGACGAGATTCGTGGATGTAGGGGGTGGCGACGACAACGGCCTGCGGGTTGCCCTCGGCGTCGGGGATGGGAATGAGCGCGCGGTCCCAGCCCTCGGGGTCGGAGGAAAGTCCGCCGACCACATCCACCGAGAGCGCGCGCAGAACTGGCGCCGGCGCGTCGAGCTGGCTGGCGGAGTCGTGGTTTCCGCCCACCACCACGACTTTTTTAAGCGCGGGGAGGTCCTGGCAGCGGTGAAGAAACCGGTAGTAGAGTCCCTGAGCGCGGGCCGGGGCCTGGGCGCTGTCGAAGACATCGCCGGCGATGATCAGGCATTCGACCTCCGCGTCGCGCAGCGTCTGGTAGAGCCAGTCGAGAAAACTCGCCTGCTCTCGCTCCAGGGAGGCTTGCTCAAGGGTGGCACCCAGGTGCCAGTCGGAAGTATGTAAGATACGCATCAGCTCACTCGATTCTTAAGTCATTGCTCGATATGCTCAGCGGAGCGTATCGACAGCATGCTCTCTCCTACAAGGCGCGCTTGAATATGTTTAGCGCCATAATGATCGTAGGAGGCATAAATATAATGTGAGGGGCACCCGCGCGAGGGGGTGGCGTTCACGTCTGGAGGTCAAGATGACGCATCAAAAAAGCACTGGAAGGCCGTGGCTTCACAGGAGTTCAGTGGCGTTATCGCTGGTGTTGCTCGGGCTGGCCGGGGGGTGCAGTGAGTCGGTGGTCACCGCGGAGTGGGAGGGGGATGTGGGCTTTGACGCGGGCGGCGATCTCGACGCCGACTCGCCAGACACCACCGTGCCCGATCCTCCCGACGGCGACAATCCCGACCCGGGAGACACGGGCACTCCGGAGGATCC
Proteins encoded in this region:
- a CDS encoding metallophosphoesterase family protein — translated: MRILHTSDWHLGATLEQASLEREQASFLDWLYQTLRDAEVECLIIAGDVFDSAQAPARAQGLYYRFLHRCQDLPALKKVVVVGGNHDSASQLDAPAPVLRALSVDVVGGLSSDPEGWDRALIPIPDAEGNPQAVVVATPYIHESRLGVGRIAGEGIAPDLARNFYDAFENFYTELARRARERFGDLPLVGVAHLTCLASAQELRDNDYKTDLHQIGALGALPPSIFCKDYDYVALGHIHRGFAVEKRRIWYSGTPVPIRFNEAQTPRQVLLIEVGEEVVIERREVPEFRPLIIYRDTPEALEKLVAKRTWTAPLPPYVAIESVVDITRPGTLERLREAIESSFEPEERPRIIAFREVLNAEREHIAIGEQEVIPLDKVTPTYLFEQLYRSANEGQAPPPEIMATFADLLPHDDAPLELATPEQQTLNVLLEES